Proteins from a genomic interval of Danio rerio strain Tuebingen ecotype United States chromosome 4, GRCz12tu, whole genome shotgun sequence:
- the dus4l gene encoding tRNA-dihydrouridine(20a/20b) synthase [NAD(P)+]-like: MMDRGNVMDLFSREKPVRVCAPMVRYSKLAFRTLVRKYDCDVCFTPMIIAADFMRSAKARDSEFTTNKNDRPLIVQFAAKDAQTLADAACVVSPFSDGVDLNCGCPQRWAMSEGYGACLINKPELVKDMVRHVRNQIDNPNYAVSIKIRIHKDVRQTVDLCQKVEAAGVSYITVHGRTAIERHQPVHYDTIKTIKDSLSIPVIANGDIKSMQDVEAVCELTGVDGVMSARGLLSNPAMFSGFEETPLQCVWDWVDIAAEHGTPFTCFHHHLIHMLERITSQPERRVFNNLSSTSAVIDFLHNTYGSM, from the exons ATGATGGACAGAGGGAATGTTATGGATTTGTTTAGCAGGGAAAAGCCAGTCAGAGTCTGTGCACCAATGGTCCGCTATTCAAA GTTGGCTTTTAGGACTTTGGTGAGGAAATATGACTGTGATGTTTGCTTCACACCAATGATCATTGCAGCTGATTTCATGCGATCTGCAAAAGCTAGAGACAGTGAATTCACCACCAATAAGA ACGACCGACCTTTGATTGTTCAGTTTGCTGCGAAGGATGCACAGACGCTGGCAGATGCCGCATGTGTGGTTTCTCCTTTTTCAGATGGGGTAGATTTAAATTGTGGCTGTCCACAAAG GTGGGCAATGTCTGAAGGCTACGGTGCATGTCTGATAAACAAACCTGAGCTTGTGAAAGACATGGTTCGACACGTCAGAAACCAAATAGACAATCCCAACTATGCTGTGTCCATTAAAATAAG AATCCACAAAGACGTTCGTCAGACGGTGGATCTCTGTCAGAAGGTGGAGGCCGCAGGAGTGTCTTATATCACTGTTCATGGACGCACAGCCATTGAGAGACACCAGCCTGTTCACTACGACACCATTAAAACCATCAAAGACAGTCTTTCCATCCCAGTCATCGCTAATGGAGACATCAAGAGCATGCAGGACGTAGAGGCTGTCTGTGAACTCACTGGAGTGGACG GAGTGATGTCCGCTCGGGGTCTGCTGTCCAATCCGGCCATGTTTTCTGGCTTCGAGGAGACGCCGCTGCAGTGTGTGTGGGATTGGGTGGACATCGCTGCTGAACACGGCACTCCGTTTACCTGTTTCCACCATCACCTGATTCACATGCTGGAGCGAATCACATCCCAGCCTGAGAGGAGGGTGTTtaataacttatccagcacgtctGCCGTCATCGACTTCCTACACAACACATATGGCTCCATGTAG